One window from the genome of Natrialba magadii ATCC 43099 encodes:
- a CDS encoding Xaa-Pro dipeptidyl-peptidase, with the protein MSGDDIPHDGESSEHGLTRREALGTYAAAGIGAAMVPGAATATAATDADGPVFEDGRAQPVFDEDDVLREEFWVETETDTTNTGDLDRIHVEIARPESTVDSDVALPVIMEPSPYFGGLDMSTADLYDVDVSLYEPDKPGRDTQPRSNTATEQTIDTDDLTAFSGSATDWIGPSTYEEYFVPRGFVFAYASSRGTHKSTGANTCGDEHEVNGIKAVVDWLNGRATAYDSRSGGDPVEAEWTTGKTGMIGASYNGTLPNGVAATGVDGLEAIVPEVAISSWYDYFRANGHVVAPGGWQGEDAYQLAAWVTTREDREVAEPILEQIEADQGRETGNYNEFWDARNYVHDADNVEAAVLITHGLNDDNVKTKQFAQWYDALRDADVSRKIWLHQGGHSSPLSHRPEEWLDELNLWWTRWLFGVENDVMDGPTATVQREDDSWTTYDEWPVPGTSEAELNFTPGGRTSGGLTLEHTRGRPVTETVVDPAEPETPADDLIAAEESEHRLLYTTAQLEEDVHLSGTVELDVRLSFDSESANVTGVLVDVGPDGETEIINRGWMNPQNRKSDSETFAIHPGTPYRLSFDLQPDDHVFAPDHRIGIAVLSTDYDFTQRPPEEKELTLDVKQSAARLPVVGGADALSDALSDD; encoded by the coding sequence ATGTCTGGAGATGACATACCACACGATGGGGAGTCGAGCGAACACGGACTTACACGCCGTGAGGCACTCGGAACGTACGCCGCTGCCGGAATCGGCGCGGCGATGGTGCCGGGAGCAGCCACCGCAACTGCGGCGACAGACGCCGACGGCCCCGTCTTCGAGGACGGTCGCGCCCAGCCCGTCTTCGACGAGGACGACGTCCTCCGCGAGGAGTTCTGGGTCGAAACGGAGACCGATACGACCAACACCGGCGACCTGGACCGGATTCACGTCGAAATTGCCAGGCCCGAATCGACTGTAGACAGCGACGTCGCGCTGCCGGTGATTATGGAACCCAGTCCGTACTTCGGTGGGCTGGATATGAGCACGGCTGACCTCTACGACGTCGACGTTTCGCTGTACGAACCAGATAAACCGGGTCGCGATACGCAACCGCGGAGCAACACGGCGACCGAGCAGACGATCGACACCGACGATCTGACGGCGTTCAGCGGCAGTGCAACCGATTGGATCGGGCCGAGCACCTACGAGGAGTACTTCGTTCCCAGAGGATTCGTCTTCGCGTACGCCTCCTCGCGCGGCACGCACAAGTCGACCGGTGCGAACACCTGTGGCGACGAACACGAGGTGAACGGCATCAAAGCCGTCGTCGACTGGCTGAACGGCCGCGCGACGGCCTACGACTCCCGCTCCGGCGGCGACCCAGTCGAGGCCGAGTGGACGACCGGAAAGACCGGCATGATCGGCGCGTCGTACAACGGCACGCTCCCGAACGGCGTCGCAGCGACCGGCGTCGACGGTCTCGAGGCCATCGTCCCCGAAGTCGCAATCTCGAGCTGGTATGACTACTTCAGAGCGAACGGCCACGTCGTCGCACCCGGCGGCTGGCAGGGCGAGGATGCCTACCAGCTCGCCGCCTGGGTCACGACCCGGGAGGATCGGGAGGTCGCCGAACCGATCCTCGAGCAGATCGAAGCCGACCAGGGCCGCGAGACTGGCAACTACAACGAGTTCTGGGACGCCCGCAACTACGTCCACGATGCCGACAACGTCGAGGCCGCCGTCCTCATTACCCACGGGCTCAACGACGACAACGTCAAAACCAAGCAGTTCGCCCAGTGGTACGACGCACTGCGAGACGCCGACGTCTCGCGCAAAATCTGGCTCCACCAGGGCGGGCACTCGAGTCCACTTAGCCACCGGCCGGAGGAGTGGCTCGACGAGTTGAACCTGTGGTGGACGCGCTGGCTCTTCGGCGTCGAGAACGACGTGATGGATGGGCCGACGGCGACGGTCCAGCGGGAGGACGACTCCTGGACCACGTACGACGAGTGGCCGGTTCCGGGGACGAGCGAGGCCGAACTCAACTTCACGCCGGGCGGCCGGACGTCGGGTGGGCTCACACTCGAGCACACGCGTGGTCGACCGGTCACCGAGACGGTCGTCGACCCGGCGGAACCGGAAACGCCGGCGGATGACCTGATCGCGGCCGAGGAGTCAGAACACAGGTTGCTGTATACGACGGCGCAACTCGAGGAGGACGTACATCTGAGCGGCACGGTCGAACTCGACGTGCGACTCTCGTTTGACTCGGAATCGGCGAACGTGACGGGTGTACTGGTCGACGTTGGGCCGGACGGGGAGACTGAAATCATCAACCGGGGGTGGATGAACCCCCAGAACCGAAAGTCGGACTCGGAGACGTTCGCTATCCATCCCGGCACGCCATACCGGCTTTCGTTCGACCTCCAGCCGGACGACCACGTCTTCGCGCCGGACCACCGGATCGGTATCGCCGTCCTCTCGACGGACTACGACTTCACGCAGCGGCCACCGGAGGAGAAAGAACTCACGCTCGACGTGAAACAGAGCGCTGCCCGACTGCCGGTCGTCGGCGGTGCGGATGCGCTGAGTGACGCGCTTTCGGACGACTGA
- a CDS encoding tryptophanase, with protein MVAYKSKMVERIRLPSREQRERNLEAAGYNLFNLSSEEVFVDLLTDSGTGAMSDAQWAALIRGDESYAGSRSFEELEEAVADVMGFSNVVPTHQGRGAENVLYGALLSAGDVVPNNTHFDTTRAHISNQDADPVDCPIDVAHDPDAEEPFKGNFSLERARAVVEEHGAERIPVVVQTITNNSAAGQAVSVENTRKVREFADEIDATFVIDACRFAENAYFVSQREEEFADASIADIAREQLGYADALVMSGKKDGLVNAGGFVATDDDALFEQCKQRAILYEGFPTYGGMAGRDVAAMAVGLREAVEDAYLEDRIEQVREFGAQLAAVGVPVYTPTSGHAVYVDAGELFPHLDAEEFPGQVLACELYREGGVRGVELGSFAFPDTDRPELVRLAVPRRTYHREHFDHVVETAEAVLEKRETVSGLQLASDPVMPEIRHFTAELEPVPSSQ; from the coding sequence ATGGTCGCATACAAATCGAAGATGGTCGAGCGAATCCGGCTCCCCTCTCGAGAACAGCGCGAGCGAAATCTCGAGGCCGCCGGCTACAATCTCTTCAATCTCTCCTCGGAGGAGGTCTTCGTCGATCTGCTCACGGACAGCGGCACCGGCGCGATGAGCGACGCCCAGTGGGCCGCCCTGATCCGCGGCGACGAGTCCTACGCTGGCTCCCGCAGTTTCGAGGAACTCGAGGAGGCAGTCGCAGACGTGATGGGATTCTCGAACGTCGTCCCAACCCACCAGGGCCGCGGCGCTGAGAACGTCCTCTACGGGGCGCTCCTCTCGGCTGGCGACGTCGTACCGAACAACACACACTTCGACACGACGCGCGCGCACATCTCGAATCAGGACGCCGATCCGGTCGACTGCCCGATCGACGTCGCGCACGACCCGGATGCCGAGGAGCCGTTCAAGGGGAACTTCTCGCTCGAGCGGGCCCGTGCCGTGGTCGAGGAGCACGGGGCCGAGCGCATCCCGGTCGTCGTCCAGACGATCACGAACAACTCGGCGGCGGGTCAGGCGGTCAGCGTCGAGAACACCCGCAAGGTCCGTGAGTTCGCCGACGAAATCGACGCTACGTTCGTCATCGATGCCTGCCGATTCGCCGAGAACGCCTACTTCGTCAGCCAGCGCGAGGAGGAGTTCGCCGACGCCTCGATCGCCGACATCGCCCGCGAACAGCTCGGTTACGCCGACGCGCTCGTGATGAGCGGCAAGAAGGACGGGCTGGTCAACGCCGGCGGCTTCGTCGCCACCGACGACGACGCGCTGTTCGAGCAGTGCAAGCAGCGCGCGATCCTCTACGAGGGGTTCCCGACCTACGGCGGGATGGCCGGCCGCGACGTGGCCGCGATGGCAGTCGGCCTCCGCGAGGCTGTCGAGGACGCCTATCTCGAGGACCGAATCGAACAGGTCCGCGAGTTCGGTGCACAGCTTGCCGCCGTGGGGGTACCGGTCTACACGCCGACCAGTGGCCACGCGGTGTACGTCGATGCGGGCGAACTCTTCCCACATCTCGACGCCGAGGAGTTCCCCGGCCAGGTGCTCGCCTGCGAACTCTACCGTGAGGGCGGCGTTCGCGGCGTCGAACTCGGCAGTTTCGCGTTCCCAGACACCGACCGGCCGGAACTCGTTCGGCTCGCGGTCCCGCGTCGCACGTATCACCGCGAGCACTTCGATCACGTCGTCGAGACTGCCGAGGCCGTCCTCGAGAAGCGCGAGACAGTTTCCGGACTTCAGCTCGCGAGCGATCCAGTGATGCCTGAAATTAGACACTTTACGGCAGAACTCGAACCGGTCCCGTCCTCACAGTAA
- a CDS encoding aspartate kinase, with protein sequence MRVVAKFGGTSLGSGDRINRAANSIAAAVEDGHEIAVVASAMGSTTDELLDEISFETDEADRAQIVSMGERTSVRMLKAALSARDIDAKFLEPGSEGWPVITDEYGEVDVEETNERARTVAAEMDETVPVLTGFLAEGPDGSITTLGRGGSDTTAVMMGKYMDADEVVIVTDVEGVMTGDPRVVEGARNVGEISVDELRNLSFRGAEVVAPSALSYKDETLNVRVVHYQHGDLLSGGTSIEGEFENLVDLRERPLACLTVAGRAIRNEPGIFHHLSAALSESDVNIDAVASGMDSVTFYIDEDEAERAENILHREVIARDELSSVTVDSPVAVIRVTGGELPNQPGVISEIVNPLAEERIHLQDVITSATSVALFVDWNDREKTLELTQDLF encoded by the coding sequence ATGCGTGTTGTAGCCAAGTTCGGGGGGACGAGCCTCGGCAGCGGCGACCGTATTAATCGGGCCGCAAACTCGATCGCGGCCGCCGTCGAAGACGGCCACGAAATCGCTGTCGTCGCGAGCGCGATGGGGTCGACCACTGACGAACTGCTCGACGAGATTTCTTTCGAGACGGACGAAGCCGACCGCGCCCAGATCGTGAGCATGGGCGAACGGACTTCCGTCCGAATGCTCAAGGCCGCGCTCTCGGCCCGCGACATCGACGCCAAATTCTTAGAACCTGGTAGCGAAGGCTGGCCGGTCATCACCGACGAGTACGGCGAAGTCGATGTCGAAGAAACCAACGAGCGCGCCAGAACGGTCGCCGCGGAGATGGACGAAACTGTCCCAGTCCTCACTGGCTTCCTCGCCGAAGGGCCGGATGGTTCGATCACGACGCTCGGCCGCGGCGGCAGCGACACGACCGCCGTGATGATGGGCAAGTACATGGACGCCGACGAGGTCGTCATCGTCACCGACGTCGAAGGCGTCATGACCGGCGACCCGCGGGTCGTCGAAGGGGCACGAAACGTCGGCGAGATCTCCGTCGACGAACTGCGAAACCTCTCGTTCCGCGGTGCTGAAGTCGTCGCTCCCTCCGCACTCTCCTACAAGGACGAGACGCTCAATGTCCGCGTCGTCCACTACCAGCACGGCGACCTCCTCTCGGGCGGCACGAGCATCGAAGGCGAGTTCGAGAACCTCGTCGACCTCCGCGAGCGCCCCCTCGCCTGCCTCACCGTCGCCGGTCGCGCGATCCGCAACGAACCCGGCATCTTCCACCACCTCTCGGCCGCACTGAGCGAGAGTGACGTCAACATCGACGCCGTCGCCAGCGGCATGGACTCGGTCACGTTCTACATCGACGAGGACGAAGCCGAACGCGCCGAGAACATCCTCCACCGCGAGGTCATCGCCCGCGACGAACTCTCGAGTGTCACCGTCGACTCGCCGGTGGCAGTCATCCGCGTGACGGGCGGCGAACTCCCCAATCAGCCCGGTGTCATCAGCGAGATCGTCAACCCGCTCGCCGAGGAGCGCATCCACCTCCAAGACGTCATCACGAGTGCGACCAGCGTTGCGCTGTTCGTCGACTGGAACGACCGCGAGAAGACACTCGAGTTGACGCAGGATCTGTTCTGA